A single Plasmodium yoelii strain 17X genome assembly, chromosome: 10 DNA region contains:
- a CDS encoding pantothenate kinase 1, with the protein MISKNIIDLLEKRNNEYKNIENNKYRCQYESKQVIYEYIYNSNIVENNKNVEENEKCDKKISYNCCSLDIGGTLIKLAYLNNIYINTNNEDRYRLKNLGIKIENDKYLFVDFFSVNKLNEALNFIIKNNLIKDKKIILTGGGSYKYYYNIIEKIIHEHILKKFNIKNNEYILTISKYQYCEEISTLYIQLQLNRNHKINVSNQIKFDNIFLTNFGKYERLVIYIENFEKSKNNMNKILNNDDVDEIKNNFIYNTELLLEVCRKDEMYCVINGIYKLFNVKKSIIKYDNILKAQIPIQIKSPLYPFIIANIGSGISILKSDSYNSFSRISGTSIGGGTVIGLATLIFGKISFDDLVKLSYKGNGNLDLKFKHLKNDVGSNECVKDNTLVSLFGLVNNILENNKENKDQTEQINQDIARSLILMVSYNIGYLVYLLAKIHSVKRIFFSGKYINNNEYIMESITKGVYYHFRHYNKTIENIGCFNNAPKNINKKNLFNNYDNIVDMSCYKLEVIKDDFHLRSYGQTSKDDTIPEVLFLKHDGFLGVIGGFFS; encoded by the exons ATGAttagtaaaaatattatcgATTTATtggaaaaaagaaataatgaatataaaaatatagaaaataataaatatcgCTGTCAATATGAAAGTAAACAAGTTATATacgaatatatatataattctaaCATTGTagagaataataaaaatgtagaagaaaatgaaaaatgtgataaaaaaatatcatataaTTGTTGCTCTTTAGATATAGGGGGaacattaataaaattggcttatttaaataatatatatattaacactaATAATGAAGATAGATATAGACTTAAAAATTTAGGGATAAAAATCGAAAAcgataaatatttatttgttgatttttttagtgtaaataaattaaatgaagcattaaattttataataaaaaataatttaataaaagacaaaaaaattatattaacagGAGGAGggtcatataaatattactataatataattgaaaaaataatacatgaacatattttaaaaaaatttaatataaaaaataacgaatatattttaacaatATCAAAATATCAATATTGTGAAGAAATATCTAccttatatatacaattgcAATTAAATAGAAATcacaaaataaatgtatcGAACCAAATAAAATTCGacaacatatttttaactaACTTTGGTAAATATGAGCGtcttgttatatatatagaaaattttgaaaaatcaaaaaataacatgaataagatattaaataatgatgatgttgatgaaataaaaaacaattttatttataatacagAACTACTTCTAGAAGTTTGTAGAAAAGATGAAATGTATTGTGTTATTAatggaatatataaattattcaatgtaaaaaaatctattataaaatatgataatatattaaaagcaCAAATACCAATACAAATCAAATCACCACTTTATCCATTTATTATAGCCAATATTGGATCCGGAATATCTATTTTAAAATCGGATTCTTATAATTCTTTTAGTCGAATATCAGGCACATCAATTGGTGGGGGTACAGTTATAGGGCTAGCTACATTAATATTTGGGAAAATTTCTTTTGATGATTTAgttaaattatcatataaaGGAAATGGAAATCTtgatttaaaatttaaacaCTTGAAAAATGATGTAGGAAGTAATGAATGTGTAAAAGATAATACATTGGTGTCGTTGTTTGGGTTAGTCAATAATATacttgaaaataataaagaaaataaagatCAAACAGAACAAATTAATCAAGATATAGCTAGAAGTCTAATTTTAATGGTATCATATAATATTGGCTATTTGGTATATTTGCTAGCCAAAATACATTCAGTAAAGAG aatatttttttcgggaaaatatataaataataatgaatatattatgGAATCAATAACAAAGGGTGTATATTATCATTTCCGTCATTATAATAAGACTATTGAAAATATTGGATGTTTCAATAATGcaccaaaaaatattaataaaaaaaatttatttaataattatgacAATATAGTAGATATGTCTTGCTATAAACTTGAGGTTATAAAAGACGATTTTCATTTGCGATCTTAC GGCCAAACGAGTAAAGATGATACAATACCCGAAGTTCTTTTTCTTAAACATGATGGATTTTTAGGAGTTATCGGaggttttttttcttaa